In Candidatus Synechococcus calcipolaris G9, a genomic segment contains:
- a CDS encoding HU family DNA-binding protein: protein MNKAELVDAVFGRAHNGHNVTKKQVEAVISATVEEIMDAVASGQKVTLVGFGAFEPRERKAREGRNPKTREKMQIPATTVPAFSAGKLFKEKVSPPAPPEPVAKKKK, encoded by the coding sequence ATGAATAAAGCGGAATTAGTGGATGCGGTATTTGGGCGCGCCCATAATGGCCATAATGTCACCAAAAAACAAGTTGAGGCAGTTATCTCAGCCACGGTTGAGGAAATTATGGATGCCGTTGCTAGCGGCCAGAAAGTTACCCTAGTGGGCTTTGGGGCCTTTGAACCTCGGGAACGGAAAGCACGGGAAGGTCGCAATCCTAAGACCCGTGAAAAGATGCAAATTCCAGCCACAACCGTACCTGCCTTCTCTGCGGGTAAGCTGTTTAAGGAAAAAGTGTCTCCTCCGGCTCCCCCCGAACCTGTTGCCAAGAAGAAAAAATAA
- the cobD gene encoding threonine-phosphate decarboxylase CobD — translation MRPHHGGNLEWAATIAHCATTDILDFSASINPLGPPSEVISALEAALGQLGHYPDPLCTHLRHILSQIHHLDPPWILVGNGSAELLTWAARELGEREQVWLVTPAFSDYGRALAAFGARVSRYPLINSSGQFQPDLQPLVRRLRSPLGVILNSPHNPTGHLWSRSDLIPFLDSGALVVVDEAFMDFLPPERDQTLISLVEEYPNLMILRSLTKFYALAGLRIGYVLTHPDRLARWQAWRDPWAVNSLALVAGVRSLGDRRFQEQTWAWLGSARDHLFAGLSAHGALTPWPSAANFILVESSISTSQLQRDLLTHHRILIRDCLSFPELGDLYFRVAVRSRAENERLLAALDDLLL, via the coding sequence GTGCGGCCCCACCATGGCGGGAATTTGGAATGGGCCGCCACCATTGCCCACTGTGCCACCACGGATATTCTAGATTTTTCCGCCAGTATTAATCCCCTAGGACCGCCATCGGAGGTAATTTCCGCCCTAGAAGCGGCTCTGGGGCAATTGGGTCACTACCCCGATCCCCTCTGTACCCATTTACGCCACATTCTCAGTCAAATCCATCACCTGGATCCCCCTTGGATTTTGGTGGGTAATGGTTCGGCGGAACTACTCACTTGGGCGGCACGGGAGTTGGGGGAACGGGAACAGGTGTGGTTGGTGACACCCGCCTTTAGTGACTATGGACGAGCTTTGGCAGCGTTTGGGGCTAGGGTCTCTAGGTATCCTCTCATCAATTCCTCAGGACAGTTTCAGCCCGATCTACAGCCCTTAGTTAGGCGGCTGCGATCGCCCTTAGGTGTCATTCTCAATAGTCCCCATAATCCTACGGGCCACCTCTGGTCACGGTCTGATCTGATTCCTTTTTTAGACTCTGGGGCATTAGTGGTGGTGGATGAGGCCTTTATGGACTTTTTGCCCCCCGAGCGGGATCAGACTCTCATTTCCCTGGTGGAGGAATATCCCAATTTAATGATTCTGAGATCGCTGACCAAGTTCTATGCCCTAGCGGGGTTACGAATTGGCTATGTCCTCACCCACCCCGATCGCCTTGCTCGATGGCAGGCCTGGCGGGATCCCTGGGCCGTGAATAGTCTGGCCCTAGTGGCTGGCGTTAGATCTCTCGGCGATCGCCGATTTCAGGAGCAAACTTGGGCCTGGTTAGGATCCGCCCGTGATCATCTATTTGCTGGACTTTCTGCCCATGGGGCCCTCACCCCCTGGCCCAGTGCGGCTAATTTTATTTTAGTGGAAAGTTCGATATCCACCAGTCAACTACAGCGGGACTTACTCACCCACCACCGGATTTTGATTCGAGATTGTTTAAGTTTTCCGGAACTGGGCGATCTCTACTTTCGCGTGGCGGTGCGTTCTAGGGCAGAAAATGAACGATTACTGGCAGCCCTTGACGACCTGCTGTTGTAG
- a CDS encoding acyl-CoA dehydrogenase family protein, with protein sequence MTQIRPNQDNESESGEQPIPGLPSMATAIAQFETYLDQVVAPQANRLDYQAHLLNQGIQALGQQNLFRLRLPQEWGGYNCDLRHYWQIQERLAQYSGALSFVQLQHQAALGLILNSTNTLLRQTYLAAMAQGTTLMGVGFSHLRKEQPLLQATPVSGGYLISGEIHWITGFEHFQYMVVAARLPEADILFGLLPLLNAQQAGGGILHLSLPLSLGVVSSTQTVEAEIEAWFIPEEEVVCLLAPDWLEDKDQQQVLMGAAPALGCTRASLTLLDSSPFGGEIYRTLYPLWQDCRAAVITELGNINLDYHCQLRAQAISLAVRSAQAAIVVTGGSALNLNHTAQRLYREAMLYIVSGLTQDLRQAMLTELQQQVVKGCQ encoded by the coding sequence ATGACCCAAATTCGCCCTAACCAAGATAATGAGAGTGAGAGTGGCGAGCAACCTATCCCTGGGTTGCCATCCATGGCCACGGCGATCGCCCAATTTGAAACCTATCTAGACCAGGTGGTAGCCCCCCAAGCCAATCGCTTAGATTACCAAGCCCATCTCCTCAATCAAGGAATTCAAGCCCTAGGTCAGCAGAACCTATTTCGACTACGGCTGCCCCAGGAATGGGGAGGTTACAACTGTGATCTACGCCACTATTGGCAAATACAGGAACGCCTGGCCCAGTATTCTGGTGCCCTGAGCTTTGTGCAACTCCAACATCAAGCAGCCCTAGGATTGATCCTTAACAGTACCAATACCTTACTGCGTCAAACCTATCTAGCGGCCATGGCCCAGGGAACCACCCTCATGGGGGTCGGGTTCTCCCATTTACGGAAAGAACAGCCCCTCCTACAAGCAACCCCCGTCAGCGGTGGCTACCTGATCTCTGGAGAAATTCATTGGATCACGGGGTTTGAACATTTTCAATATATGGTTGTGGCCGCCCGTTTACCGGAAGCCGATATTCTTTTTGGCCTGCTGCCCTTGCTCAATGCCCAACAGGCGGGGGGCGGCATTCTCCACCTTAGCTTACCCCTCTCCCTCGGCGTAGTGAGTTCCACCCAAACCGTAGAGGCGGAAATTGAGGCGTGGTTTATTCCCGAAGAAGAAGTGGTTTGCCTCCTCGCCCCAGATTGGCTGGAAGATAAGGATCAGCAACAGGTTCTGATGGGGGCTGCCCCCGCCTTGGGTTGTACTCGAGCCAGTCTGACACTCCTCGACTCATCTCCCTTTGGCGGCGAAATTTATCGAACCCTATACCCCCTATGGCAAGACTGTAGAGCCGCTGTGATCACAGAACTGGGCAACATCAATCTCGATTATCACTGCCAACTACGGGCCCAAGCCATTAGCTTAGCGGTGCGATCGGCCCAAGCCGCCATTGTGGTAACAGGAGGATCGGCCCTAAACCTGAATCACACCGCCCAACGCCTCTATCGGGAAGCCATGCTCTATATCGTGTCTGGTTTAACCCAAGATCTGCGCCAGGCCATGCTCACGGAACTACAACAGCAGGTCGTCAAGGGCTGCCAGTAA
- a CDS encoding J domain-containing protein: MQNFRDYYQLLGVDRGASSEDIKRAYRRLARRYHPDMNPGDRAAEEKFKDISEAYQVLSDPNRRDSYDRYGEHWSQPGFRNRSTVRQSSHQGGRNGTAVADNLEVGDYDNFQDFLDQLLGRRSRATTQTSSRRVTNYETDSFRPGVTKTTYTARSGRRDAEASLEVPLERAYQGGRERIRLGDGRSLEVSLPPGMMTGQRIRLRGQGSGGGDLYLKIDVLPHAIFRLEGFDVVCTLPVTASEAVLGGQVEAPTLDGWVKMSIPAGVRPGQRLRLAGKGYPTDEGDRGDQLVEITLTLPPELSDEEENLYRQLRQIETYNPRATLPY; the protein is encoded by the coding sequence ATGCAAAACTTTCGTGATTACTACCAGCTATTAGGGGTCGATCGGGGCGCCAGTAGTGAAGATATAAAGCGAGCCTATCGACGTTTGGCGCGGCGGTATCATCCAGACATGAATCCTGGCGATCGCGCGGCGGAAGAAAAGTTCAAAGATATTAGCGAAGCCTACCAGGTTTTAAGTGACCCCAACCGACGGGACTCCTACGATCGCTACGGTGAGCATTGGTCCCAGCCCGGATTTCGGAATCGATCCACAGTGCGTCAATCTAGCCATCAAGGGGGGCGCAATGGTACGGCCGTTGCCGATAACCTGGAGGTGGGGGACTACGATAACTTCCAGGATTTCTTGGATCAACTCCTGGGGCGGCGATCGCGGGCTACCACCCAAACCAGTTCGCGGCGGGTAACAAATTATGAAACCGATAGTTTTCGCCCTGGTGTCACCAAAACCACCTATACAGCCCGATCGGGGCGACGAGATGCCGAGGCTTCCTTGGAAGTTCCCCTAGAACGGGCCTATCAGGGCGGACGGGAGCGAATTCGCCTTGGGGATGGCCGTTCCCTGGAAGTGTCCCTGCCCCCAGGCATGATGACCGGCCAGCGGATTCGGTTGCGGGGCCAAGGCAGCGGCGGCGGTGATCTCTATCTAAAGATTGATGTGTTACCCCATGCCATTTTCCGTCTAGAAGGCTTTGATGTCGTCTGTACCTTGCCCGTCACGGCCAGTGAAGCGGTGCTAGGGGGACAAGTGGAAGCTCCCACCTTAGATGGCTGGGTGAAAATGTCGATTCCGGCGGGTGTGCGCCCGGGACAACGCCTCCGATTGGCGGGCAAAGGCTATCCTACGGACGAGGGCGATCGCGGCGATCAGCTTGTGGAAATTACCCTCACCCTTCCCCCAGAACTGAGTGACGAGGAAGAAAACCTTTACCGTCAGCTACGCCAGATCGAAACCTACAATCCCCGTGCCACCTTACCCTACTAA
- the dnaK gene encoding molecular chaperone DnaK, whose translation MGKIVGIDLGTTNSVVAVLEGGKPIVIANAEGSRTTPSVVAFAKEGERLVGQLARRQTVLNPQNTFYGVKRFIGRQYAELNEDSKRVPYTLRRDENGNIRLKCPRLQKEFAPEEISAMVLRKLVDDASRYLGEPVTDAVITVPAYFNDSQRQATRDAGRIAGLNVQRIINEPTAAALAYGLDRQQEQTVLVFDLGGGTFDVSLLEVGDGVFEVKATSGDTQLGGNDFDKLIVDWLAENFLTAEGIDLRRDRQSLQRLTDAAEKAKIELSGLLETNIDLPFVTATAEGPKHIETTLSRSQFEGLSQALLDRLQHPVEMALRDAQLRPSEIDAVVLVGGATRMPMVQNLVRQLVDREPNQNVNADEVVGVGAAIQAGILAGEMKDVLLLDVTPLSLGVETIGGVSKVLIPRNTTIPVRRSDIFSTSENNQSQVEIHVLQGEREMAEHNKSLGRFKLTGIPPAPRGIPQIQVSFDLDANGLLQVVALDRFSGREQSIVIQGASTLSEDEIQQMLQEAESFADSDRQRRDRIEKRNRSQDLINKSERQLRDAAQQFGYQFGTDQRRQVEKLVRELQESVRNDDDRQIDLTYAALEESLYEFARFVQQSEEEYDDEDDLFKIPNLSQAVSKGLNVVRGRGGGQEDDLWDQPKGTRRRSNGRTSEPAVWDDWDDDDW comes from the coding sequence ATGGGCAAAATTGTCGGCATTGATTTAGGAACAACAAACTCCGTTGTGGCTGTTTTAGAAGGCGGCAAACCGATTGTCATTGCCAATGCAGAAGGTTCACGCACAACCCCTTCGGTGGTTGCCTTTGCCAAGGAGGGGGAGCGGCTCGTCGGTCAATTAGCACGGCGGCAAACTGTTCTCAATCCCCAAAATACATTTTATGGGGTGAAGCGTTTTATTGGCCGCCAGTATGCTGAACTGAATGAGGACTCGAAACGGGTTCCCTATACCCTGCGACGGGATGAAAATGGCAATATTCGCCTTAAATGCCCCCGGTTACAAAAAGAATTTGCCCCGGAAGAAATTTCGGCCATGGTCTTACGCAAACTGGTGGACGATGCCAGTCGTTATTTGGGGGAACCGGTCACCGATGCCGTCATTACCGTACCGGCCTACTTTAATGATTCCCAGCGCCAAGCTACCCGAGATGCGGGGCGAATAGCCGGACTCAATGTTCAGCGGATCATCAATGAACCCACGGCGGCGGCCCTGGCCTACGGTCTCGATCGCCAGCAGGAGCAAACGGTGCTCGTCTTTGATTTGGGGGGAGGAACCTTTGATGTGTCCCTCCTAGAGGTGGGGGACGGAGTCTTTGAGGTGAAGGCCACCAGTGGGGATACCCAGTTGGGGGGAAATGATTTTGATAAGTTGATTGTGGATTGGTTAGCGGAAAATTTTTTGACAGCAGAGGGGATTGATCTCCGCCGCGATCGCCAATCCTTGCAGCGGCTGACGGATGCTGCGGAAAAAGCCAAAATTGAACTCTCTGGTTTACTGGAAACCAATATTGATTTGCCCTTTGTCACCGCCACCGCCGAGGGGCCAAAACACATTGAAACCACCCTCAGCCGCAGTCAATTTGAAGGACTCAGTCAAGCCCTCCTGGATCGATTGCAACATCCCGTGGAGATGGCCCTGCGGGATGCCCAGCTACGGCCCAGTGAAATTGATGCCGTTGTCCTCGTGGGGGGAGCCACCCGCATGCCCATGGTCCAAAACCTGGTACGCCAACTAGTGGATCGGGAACCCAACCAAAACGTGAATGCCGATGAAGTGGTGGGGGTAGGGGCAGCCATTCAAGCGGGTATTTTAGCAGGGGAGATGAAGGATGTGCTGCTCCTGGATGTCACCCCCCTATCCTTGGGCGTGGAAACCATTGGTGGGGTGAGCAAGGTTTTAATTCCCCGCAATACCACCATTCCGGTGCGGCGATCGGATATTTTTTCTACGTCCGAAAATAATCAAAGTCAAGTGGAAATCCATGTTCTCCAAGGGGAACGGGAGATGGCTGAGCATAATAAATCCCTAGGGCGATTTAAGCTCACGGGTATTCCGCCTGCGCCGCGAGGGATTCCCCAAATTCAAGTCTCCTTTGATCTAGATGCCAATGGCCTATTACAGGTCGTTGCCCTAGATCGCTTTAGTGGTCGGGAGCAAAGTATTGTAATTCAGGGCGCATCAACCCTATCTGAAGACGAAATTCAGCAGATGCTACAGGAGGCGGAAAGTTTTGCCGATAGCGATCGCCAGCGTCGGGATCGCATTGAAAAGCGCAATCGTAGCCAGGACTTGATCAATAAATCCGAGCGACAGTTACGGGATGCTGCCCAGCAGTTTGGTTATCAGTTTGGCACGGATCAACGGCGTCAAGTGGAAAAATTGGTGCGAGAGCTACAGGAGAGCGTGCGGAATGATGACGATCGCCAAATTGATCTCACCTATGCCGCCCTAGAAGAAAGCCTCTATGAATTTGCCCGTTTTGTCCAACAAAGTGAAGAAGAGTACGATGATGAAGATGATCTATTCAAAATACCAAACCTTTCCCAGGCGGTCTCCAAGGGATTAAATGTGGTACGGGGTCGGGGAGGCGGTCAAGAGGATGATCTTTGGGACCAACCCAAGGGGACTCGGCGGCGCAGTAATGGCCGTACCAGTGAACCGGCGGTCTGGGATGACTGGGATGATGATGACTGGTAG
- a CDS encoding class I SAM-dependent methyltransferase translates to MSSPESEELERIRKQFDFGPYPRIPVEKTPKEDNNQLFFHNLVTPYYLRYQKVVNTQGKRILDAGCGSGYKGLLLAEANPEAEIIGIDISEASVKLAEERLKFHKFDNAKFYTLSIYDLPELGLTFDYINCDEVLYLLPDAVKGLEAMKSVLEPEGIIRTNLHSQMQREAFFRAQQVFQMMGLMDGNPEEMEMDIVKEIMTALKDGVDLKKRTWRLAYNEENSAELLLANHLLVGDKGSTMADVFDYLDAAALDFITMVNWRHWSFVDLFTDQKNLPSFLAMSLADVPDSVQLQLYELFHPVHRLLDFWCGHPQDLPEFTPIEDWSDADWQDIRVHFHPQLRSEKVKEKWLSHLGDRLIVDLGVFFSVSSNSPVYADAQALAALLPLFDGPQMFSDLCDRWQQLAPLDPLTMETQPRQEVETAVQKLLARLEPSLFVLLERV, encoded by the coding sequence ATGAGTAGCCCCGAATCGGAAGAGTTAGAGCGCATTAGAAAGCAGTTTGACTTTGGCCCCTATCCGCGGATTCCCGTTGAGAAGACCCCAAAGGAAGATAATAACCAGCTATTCTTCCATAACCTCGTCACTCCCTACTATCTTCGCTATCAGAAGGTCGTGAATACCCAGGGTAAACGGATATTGGATGCGGGCTGTGGCAGTGGCTACAAGGGTCTTCTGTTGGCAGAGGCGAATCCAGAGGCGGAAATCATTGGCATTGATATTTCCGAAGCCTCCGTTAAGTTGGCAGAGGAACGGCTAAAATTCCATAAATTTGATAATGCGAAATTCTATACCCTCTCTATCTATGACTTGCCGGAACTCGGTCTGACCTTTGATTATATCAACTGCGATGAGGTGCTATACCTGCTCCCCGATGCGGTGAAGGGCCTAGAGGCGATGAAATCCGTTTTAGAGCCAGAGGGTATAATTCGCACGAATCTCCACAGCCAGATGCAGCGGGAAGCCTTTTTCCGGGCCCAGCAGGTGTTTCAAATGATGGGGCTAATGGATGGCAACCCCGAAGAAATGGAAATGGACATCGTTAAAGAGATTATGACGGCCCTCAAGGATGGGGTAGACCTGAAAAAACGCACCTGGCGACTGGCCTATAACGAGGAAAACTCGGCAGAATTACTCCTAGCGAATCATTTGCTGGTGGGGGATAAGGGCAGTACGATGGCGGATGTTTTTGATTACTTAGATGCCGCCGCCCTCGACTTTATCACCATGGTGAACTGGCGACACTGGAGTTTTGTGGATCTGTTCACGGATCAGAAAAATTTGCCCTCGTTCTTGGCCATGAGTTTGGCAGATGTCCCCGATTCTGTGCAATTGCAACTCTATGAACTGTTCCACCCGGTTCACCGACTGCTGGATTTTTGGTGTGGGCATCCCCAGGATTTACCGGAATTCACCCCCATAGAGGACTGGAGTGATGCCGATTGGCAGGACATACGGGTGCATTTCCATCCCCAATTACGCTCAGAAAAAGTTAAAGAAAAATGGCTCAGTCACCTGGGCGATCGCCTGATTGTGGATCTGGGGGTATTTTTTAGTGTGTCCTCCAATAGTCCGGTTTACGCGGATGCCCAGGCCCTAGCCGCCCTCTTGCCTCTGTTTGATGGCCCGCAAATGTTTTCAGATCTGTGCGATCGCTGGCAACAGTTAGCTCCTTTGGATCCCTTGACCATGGAAACCCAACCGCGGCAAGAGGTTGAAACAGCCGTACAAAAGCTGTTAGCTCGCCTCGAACCCAGTTTATTTGTTCTCCTAGAGAGGGTTTAA
- a CDS encoding dolichyl-phosphate-mannose--protein mannosyltransferase, giving the protein MPWGHQRAPFWWLGLGGVWLFALATRFWGLTRFHTLVFDEVYFARFGRHYLASYPFFDAHPPLGKYFIALGIALSGQFDPWGYRWMNAVIGSLIPLLGAAIAYGLTGRYRFAFLTALLFSLDGLVLVESRYALINIYLVFFGLLAQAALLWGLGPKGTDPGHPQGVRRRLGLMVGAIALGCCVAVKWNGLGYLLGIYGIWIASRLLKRWLPPVPREAHQKPCPSYPNHPNPNFGNLGAWRGWEIGLVLPAIALGVYGLWWWPHLLQNPGTSFWQVHEQILGYHRSITDTAHPYCSPWYSWPLMLRSVGYFYQRALTLEDPIPGFGPPLPASATVWVYDVHALFNPALIWLSTVALGILALFGLRQLWHRHREPERLIIPLFIWGNYGANFFPWMIVGRCVFLYHYMPAALYSFMALAWLMDRSWQGDRPWQKGLVILGIGLILASFIFWLPIYLGLPLTPDQFYRRMWLRSWI; this is encoded by the coding sequence ATGCCCTGGGGACATCAACGGGCCCCGTTCTGGTGGTTGGGGTTAGGCGGCGTTTGGCTGTTTGCCCTAGCCACTCGTTTTTGGGGGCTGACGCGGTTCCATACCCTTGTCTTTGACGAGGTTTACTTTGCTCGCTTTGGCCGCCATTACTTAGCAAGCTATCCTTTTTTTGATGCCCACCCCCCCCTAGGGAAGTATTTCATTGCCCTAGGCATTGCCCTATCCGGTCAGTTTGATCCCTGGGGGTACCGCTGGATGAATGCGGTGATTGGCTCATTGATCCCCCTCCTGGGGGCGGCGATCGCCTATGGCTTGACCGGACGGTATCGCTTTGCTTTTTTAACGGCCCTGCTGTTCTCCCTAGATGGCCTGGTCCTAGTGGAGTCTCGCTATGCCCTGATTAATATCTATCTTGTTTTCTTTGGACTCCTAGCCCAGGCTGCCCTTTTGTGGGGGCTAGGGCCGAAAGGGACGGATCCGGGACATCCCCAAGGGGTGAGGCGAAGATTGGGATTAATGGTTGGGGCGATCGCCCTCGGCTGCTGTGTCGCCGTCAAATGGAATGGGTTGGGCTATCTGTTAGGGATTTATGGGATTTGGATCGCCAGTCGGCTGCTGAAGCGATGGCTACCGCCAGTTCCTAGGGAGGCGCACCAGAAGCCTTGTCCTAGTTATCCTAATCATCCTAACCCTAACTTCGGCAATTTAGGTGCCTGGCGGGGCTGGGAAATCGGTCTGGTGTTACCGGCGATCGCTCTGGGAGTGTATGGCCTCTGGTGGTGGCCCCATCTGCTCCAAAATCCGGGAACCAGTTTCTGGCAAGTGCATGAGCAAATCCTTGGCTACCATCGCAGTATCACCGATACAGCCCATCCCTATTGCTCCCCATGGTATAGCTGGCCCCTAATGCTCCGCTCCGTAGGCTATTTTTATCAGCGGGCCCTGACCCTAGAGGATCCCATTCCCGGATTTGGCCCCCCGTTACCTGCATCCGCTACGGTCTGGGTCTATGATGTCCATGCCCTCTTTAATCCCGCATTAATCTGGCTATCTACCGTTGCCCTAGGCATCCTTGCCCTTTTTGGCCTCCGGCAACTTTGGCATCGCCACCGGGAACCGGAACGCCTGATCATCCCCCTTTTTATCTGGGGCAACTATGGCGCAAATTTTTTCCCTTGGATGATTGTGGGCCGCTGTGTTTTTCTCTACCACTACATGCCTGCGGCCCTGTATAGCTTTATGGCCCTGGCCTGGCTCATGGATCGGTCTTGGCAGGGCGATCGCCCCTGGCAAAAGGGATTAGTTATCCTCGGAATCGGACTGATCCTGGCTAGCTTTATCTTTTGGCTCCCCATTTACCTGGGCCTGCCCCTTACCCCCGATCAGTTTTACCGACGAATGTGGCTGCGATCCTGGATTTGA
- a CDS encoding HhoA/HhoB/HtrA family serine endopeptidase, which yields MQRFYRHFSRLLGWVFVLSLVVINWSWPAAATELMDANGHSFIAQAVEKVGAAVVRIDTERTIVRSPDPMLNDPFFRQFFPGLSPMPQEDHQRGQGSGFIIDASGIIMTNAHVVSAADTVTVTLKDGRVFQGEVRGVDEVSDLAIVQLKGATADLPAASLGDSSSVQVGDWAIAVGNPLGLDNTVTLGIVSTLHRSSAQVGIPDKRLEFIQTDAAINPGNSGGPLLNQAGEVIGINTAIRADAMGIGFAIPINKAKTLQDRLIRGEKISHAYLGVQMTTLTPAMAQENNQNPNSPILLPEVDGVLVVQVLANTPAAKAGLRWGDVITAVDGTPITSADQLQRLVDGSRVGQLLQIKLRRGEQTRQVGVRTAELQGAT from the coding sequence ATGCAGCGGTTTTATCGTCATTTTTCTCGCCTTCTGGGTTGGGTTTTCGTTTTGAGCTTAGTCGTCATCAACTGGTCATGGCCGGCGGCTGCAACGGAGTTAATGGATGCCAATGGCCATAGTTTTATTGCCCAGGCCGTCGAGAAGGTGGGAGCGGCGGTGGTACGAATTGATACGGAACGCACCATTGTGAGATCGCCGGATCCCATGCTCAATGATCCCTTCTTTCGTCAATTTTTTCCCGGATTGAGTCCCATGCCCCAGGAAGATCACCAACGGGGCCAGGGGTCTGGGTTTATTATTGATGCCTCCGGCATTATTATGACCAACGCCCATGTGGTCAGTGCCGCCGATACCGTCACGGTTACCCTCAAGGATGGGCGGGTTTTCCAGGGCGAAGTGCGCGGCGTGGATGAGGTCTCAGATTTGGCGATCGTCCAACTGAAGGGAGCAACGGCAGACTTACCCGCGGCTAGTTTGGGGGATTCCAGTTCAGTTCAGGTAGGTGATTGGGCGATCGCCGTTGGGAATCCCCTCGGCTTGGATAATACCGTTACCCTGGGAATTGTTAGCACCCTGCACCGCTCCAGCGCCCAAGTGGGCATCCCCGATAAACGCCTGGAATTTATTCAAACCGATGCCGCCATCAATCCCGGCAACTCCGGTGGTCCCCTCCTCAACCAAGCTGGGGAAGTGATTGGCATCAACACAGCCATTCGGGCCGATGCCATGGGGATTGGGTTTGCCATTCCCATTAATAAAGCCAAAACACTCCAAGATCGGTTAATTCGCGGCGAGAAAATTAGTCATGCCTATTTAGGGGTACAGATGACCACCCTAACGCCGGCCATGGCCCAGGAAAATAATCAAAATCCCAATTCCCCCATTCTCCTGCCGGAAGTGGATGGGGTCTTAGTGGTTCAGGTGTTAGCCAATACACCCGCGGCTAAGGCTGGACTCCGCTGGGGGGATGTGATTACCGCCGTAGATGGTACCCCCATCACCTCGGCGGATCAGTTACAACGGCTTGTTGATGGCAGTCGCGTCGGCCAACTGTTGCAGATCAAACTACGGCGTGGGGAGCAAACCCGACAGGTGGGGGTACGCACGGCAGAACTTCAGGGAGCCACCTAG
- a CDS encoding histidine phosphatase family protein produces the protein MRLILIRHGEAQGNGEGQMLGHRDVALTDRGHNQAIALGEYLGQRTPPNYIYTSPLQRCRQTAEGLSKQLSLAPEIRIAPDLIELDQGIFTGLTWPEAKNQYPDFCHRLETQSELESIPGAESLEQGIRRTQEFWQNIFATHTPLDCLWLISHGGILQCLISTLLGCDRLWGISIPPGAWFDISVELDQDQFHSISHRHNPMAQRIHRFNASLPS, from the coding sequence TTGCGTTTAATTTTGATCCGCCACGGCGAAGCCCAGGGAAATGGTGAGGGGCAAATGCTCGGTCATAGGGATGTTGCCCTGACGGATCGGGGCCACAACCAGGCGATCGCCCTAGGGGAATACTTGGGCCAAAGAACGCCCCCAAATTACATCTATACCAGTCCTCTCCAACGGTGTCGGCAGACTGCCGAAGGACTTAGTAAGCAACTATCCCTAGCCCCAGAGATACGGATTGCCCCCGACCTGATTGAACTGGATCAGGGGATTTTTACGGGACTCACCTGGCCTGAAGCCAAAAACCAATATCCCGATTTCTGCCATCGCCTAGAAACCCAATCGGAGTTAGAAAGTATTCCCGGAGCAGAATCTTTAGAGCAGGGGATCAGGCGTACCCAAGAATTTTGGCAGAACATTTTTGCCACCCATACCCCCCTGGATTGCCTGTGGCTGATTAGCCATGGCGGTATCCTCCAATGCTTGATTTCAACCCTTTTGGGGTGCGATCGCCTCTGGGGCATCTCCATTCCACCGGGGGCCTGGTTTGATATTTCTGTAGAGCTTGATCAAGATCAATTCCATAGCATCAGCCACCGCCATAACCCAATGGCGCAGCGAATTCATCGTTTTAATGCCAGCCTACCGTCCTAA